The region GTTAGATCTCTGGTAGACAATGTTTCATTTACGAAGATATTAGATGCGTCTGAGATTACTAAAGAATCAGAAATAGGTATTAAGGATTTTATTACTCCAATTCTATTCATATTAATTATTGGTGTTATTCTTTTTATATTCAACAAGAAGAATAAGAAAGCTTCTCAGATAAAGAAGAAAATTTCACAGGACATGCAGGAGTATAGACTTAATCGAAGAAAGCTTGAGGAAGCAGGAGAGCTAACAAAGGAAGAAGCACTGTTTACGAACTCAACAGAATATCATGATCAAGCCATAAAGACATACTGTATGTACAATCAATTCTTTAAGAGGATAGGGTTCTGGATCTATGTTATTGTATTGTATTTGATAATACTGGGATACAGCCTTTTCTTCGGTACTTCAATTTGGATGACCATTATTGTTACAATCGCAGGTATAGTATATGGTTATTATCAAGGAATTGCTGTTGAAAAAATGAGCGAAGCAATGAAAAAGAAATATGAAGGTAGTCGGTCTAAGAATGCAATTACTAAGTTTTATGATGACTATTTTACGGTAAGTGGAATTCAATATATTAGTGACTTTCCATATGTTCAAGTAACTGAGGTAAGAAAATCTAAAAATTACATTTATCTTTATCTAGGTTCCGAGATTGCCTATTTTGTAGATGTGACAACATTTAATAAGCTAGAAGAAGAAAACTTTATGATTTTCTTGAAACAAAGAATGGGTGATAAGTTAAAGTTT is a window of Lachnoclostridium phytofermentans ISDg DNA encoding:
- a CDS encoding YcxB family protein — protein: MKRLQKLFVAICVMFAIMLTQVVTVSAAQTMTFDDLYMTLEISDDFIVLTPDTPKNDGRWAAAGIIQIDSKLKEFNDMGVKVLFYDKKSNTSVTMMVKDSSKTREIVNLVSMTDTELQEYFDSLVGKDSDTFVSTVEEYTHKQTPYFKLRLQSKEGESPVSEVVYGTIMNGKSIGFDIYKEGSYIQDKEEELVRSLVDNVSFTKILDASEITKESEIGIKDFITPILFILIIGVILFIFNKKNKKASQIKKKISQDMQEYRLNRRKLEEAGELTKEEALFTNSTEYHDQAIKTYCMYNQFFKRIGFWIYVIVLYLIILGYSLFFGTSIWMTIIVTIAGIVYGYYQGIAVEKMSEAMKKKYEGSRSKNAITKFYDDYFTVSGIQYISDFPYVQVTEVRKSKNYIYLYLGSEIAYFVDVTTFNKLEEENFMIFLKQRMGDKLKFKIR